One Thermodesulfobacteriota bacterium genomic window, ACCGGGTTTATGATTCCTATCTGACGGTCTTTTACAAAAAGCCGCATTGGATTAGTTACATAAGCACCAATAGTGGCCGCAGTGTTGTTTTGTTCTATTAGCCACTCTGATAGCTCCTCCATAACCATTCCAACAGGGACACCAACACCAGGAGTCACTACTAGGTCGATTAGTGAGGGCTCAACAGCCAGTCCCTCAATCGCATATTCAAAAAGAGTACTTTGGATAACCGACCCAAGGGCTGAATACCACCTGTTATATCCCCTGGCCCTGTAGAATTGGTATGAAAGCATTCCAAAATATGGATGTGCTATCCAGTTTACAACGAAAGTATCCCCGTCATCCCAAACAGGTTTGGTGGTTATGTTATCCCACCACTTAGAGAACGAAGTGTTAAAGATCTTAAGGCTCTTGTCCCTCACCCAATAAAGCCTCGCTCCCCACTGAACACCATACCAAATACCTGTGTCATACATGTAATATTTAAAGCCGGTAGGCCTTAAATTCACCATAGGTGCTTGCAAATCAGCTTGTGTCTGTATTACAGGATTTTTATCTGAATCATCCGGCTCAATTTGCTCTGTTGCAAAAAGGTCAAGGTGTTCCTCATCGGAAAGGGAACTTGAAATAGGCAAAGCAATTAAAAACAGCAATCCTACAAAAAATACCCACGCAACTCTCACTCTTCATCCTCTCTTTAAGCCTCAAGATAAATCCGCTCCACCCTGATCAGATTCTAACAATTATTAAACTAAATTGGAAGGGTATTTCAAAAATAGATAAATCTTAGCTAGAAAGTTACAAGAAAGTATGTATTTCGGGAGGTTTCAAATATAACTAGAACCGGACCTGAAAATCGCCGAAGAAGCTAAGCTTAGACACGTCGCTATCCGGCCCGGACATAGGAACTTGTATGCCAAAACCTGGGCTAAATTTCCTGCCCAAACGGATACCTGAAGAAACAAAAGTACTGGTCTTGCCTTCAGTGTCAGATGTGAGAAGTGAGTATCCGTCAAATTCCGCGAAAATTACAGGGCTAGCATATACCGGGATATTTGCTCCAACTGATGCGCCGTAATTCACTCTAAATTCAAAATCATTTCCTTCAAGCTTACTCGCATTAAAGACCCAGTCTGTTGATACATTGCCAATCACGTTAAAAATATCTCCCCACATTGCACCTGAGAGATAAGGACTCACTGTCCAGGCAGATTGAAGGTTAATTGGAAAGTTTTTTCTATACATTAGGACAGTCTGCAGTCTATCGATATTGTCTTTAAATGAAGTAGGCAGATATAAGTTAGTGCCTGCACTAAGTGCATAGTTCGAGCCTCTTGTCATTACGTATTTCCCGCCTACTTCTAAGTTTGCAAACTCAAAACCATCACTTACGTTATCATCCCCGACTTGGATTTCATTAACTCCGGACTGGGCTATTTGAATATTTATACCCCAGCGGTTATCAGCTGATGGCACATCAACTCTTACAGAGTAAAAAATAAACTCGCCCCCCAAATTGTTTTTTACATTTACAATTTGCATGTCTGCGATAAAACGCCCGGTCGGTATTGGGGATTCTAGATTAAAGGAATAAGCCAGATCAATTGCATCAGTTTTGTTAGGTGTAAAATTGATTGGACCGCTTACAGACATAAACTGTTTAGAGAATGGATTAATAACACCTACTTGACGCTCATGAACAAAATTCTTAAGCGGATTTATAATATAAGCCAAAATCTTAGCTGGTACAAAACCCGTGTCTTCCAGCCAATCAGAACTCTTTTCAAGTCCGTATCCTAAAGGAACGCCTAGCAGAGGCGTAAAGACTAAGTCTGATCCAGAGGGTCTTTCTACAAGGCCTTCTATCGTATATTCAAAAAGCGTGCTCTGTACTACCGAACCCAGAGCCGAAACCCAAAAACTGTGGCCCATCTGACGGTAATACAAATAGTTCATTGAACCGACTATCGGATGAGTAACAAGATTGGTGAAGAAATTATCCCCGTCGTCCCACTCAGGCCACTGAGATATATTGTCCCACCATTTAGAAAGTGATGTGTCGAATATTCGGCTGTTTTTATTTCTTACATAGAACCATCTTCCGGCCCACTGAAAGGTATATGCAATCAAAGTATCTCTTAGAAATTCACTAGTACCTAAGCTTTGCTCCCTTGGTATTGGAGCCGAGATTTTCTCTCGGCTGGCGGGATCTTCAAAACTTCCCAGCAAAAGGCTTTCTCTGTATTCATCATAGTACAGATCACGAGCGGTTACCTCATCGGCAAACGAGGGATTTACCAATCCGCAGAAAACCAAAAAGATTAGCGTAAAACTGCATATTTTTTTCATTCGTATTTTGACAAAAACCGTTTTAACCAGTGAAGCCTTAATTGGGGACATAAGATACACAAAAGACTCCAGAAATTAAAGCACTATTTAAGTCCCAGAAGTTTTTTTGCCCTAACTTCCCAAGTGTAGTTTGAAACGTCTAACTTGGCCTGCTTGGAAATTCTCTTAGCTAAATCATCGTCATTAAGAACTTTATTAAGACCAAGATAGATTTGCTCAGCGATATCGGGCTCGACTAAGACTGAATTTACTTCGTTCTCTAGAATCTCTAAAACAGATGGAATTGAAGTTGCAACAATTGGGCGATCTGAAGCCATATACTCAAAAAGTTTAATAGGTGAAGTAAATTCCTCTGCCTTGGTTCCGCCCTTGATTGTCATTTTGCTGCTATAGGGCATAACTAAAATATCTGAGGCCATAAGATACTTTGGAACGTCTTTG contains:
- a CDS encoding DUF3943 domain-containing protein, whose product is MRVAWVFFVGLLFLIALPISSSLSDEEHLDLFATEQIEPDDSDKNPVIQTQADLQAPMVNLRPTGFKYYMYDTGIWYGVQWGARLYWVRDKSLKIFNTSFSKWWDNITTKPVWDDGDTFVVNWIAHPYFGMLSYQFYRARGYNRWYSALGSVIQSTLFEYAIEGLAVEPSLIDLVVTPGVGVPVGMVMEELSEWLIEQNNTAATIGAYVTNPMRLFVKDRQIGIINPV
- a CDS encoding DUF3943 domain-containing protein; this translates as MSPIKASLVKTVFVKIRMKKICSFTLIFLVFCGLVNPSFADEVTARDLYYDEYRESLLLGSFEDPASREKISAPIPREQSLGTSEFLRDTLIAYTFQWAGRWFYVRNKNSRIFDTSLSKWWDNISQWPEWDDGDNFFTNLVTHPIVGSMNYLYYRQMGHSFWVSALGSVVQSTLFEYTIEGLVERPSGSDLVFTPLLGVPLGYGLEKSSDWLEDTGFVPAKILAYIINPLKNFVHERQVGVINPFSKQFMSVSGPINFTPNKTDAIDLAYSFNLESPIPTGRFIADMQIVNVKNNLGGEFIFYSVRVDVPSADNRWGINIQIAQSGVNEIQVGDDNVSDGFEFANLEVGGKYVMTRGSNYALSAGTNLYLPTSFKDNIDRLQTVLMYRKNFPINLQSAWTVSPYLSGAMWGDIFNVIGNVSTDWVFNASKLEGNDFEFRVNYGASVGANIPVYASPVIFAEFDGYSLLTSDTEGKTSTFVSSGIRLGRKFSPGFGIQVPMSGPDSDVSKLSFFGDFQVRF